From Hymenobacter sedentarius, a single genomic window includes:
- a CDS encoding S8 family serine peptidase, translating into MGLLLGLAARAGAQENGADGASRYWVTLKDKSGVSFAPAHYFTPAAQARRTRQHLPAFETTDLPVRADYVASIRARVDTITLVSRWFNAVACRATPAQAAALRSLPGVLSVERWPQATAQVAAHEAAAFPSQPKTNLTVEPISASDYLLSRRQTAHLDGPALRTAGLEGQGLRIAVFDVGFRGLPEHPGFQELVKSKRIVATHDFLKNRDDVYHGGSHGTEVMGCLAGRLATTTGAPGPALGLVPAAEFLLARTEQLGRERYAEEEAWLAAVEWADRLGADIINSSLAYTEQRYFPEQMDGRRSLISRAANLAARKGILVVSAAGNDGDNDWVRIGTPADADSVLAVGGLDPETGLHLDFSSFGPTADRRPKPNLSAFGIVLTTTPSGYERLEGTSFSSPLVAGFAACMWQKNRKLTAMQLFQELEKSAELYPYFDYAHGYGRPRYQHFGLPAAAQETKAPVPTFDFVAHDSLIAVIIRPEAAMRLAEMLPLTVDQSEIAVQVAPIVPVAKAPADASAPPVGHEQPAAPGSTPQAALPEPNYPAYLYWNVADRRGVLRRYETRAVNQRLVVQVPRRLLSPGDVLRVYFKGFTGTYSE; encoded by the coding sequence TTGGGGCTGCTGCTTGGGCTGGCGGCACGGGCCGGCGCGCAGGAAAACGGTGCCGATGGTGCAAGCCGGTACTGGGTAACCCTGAAGGATAAAAGCGGCGTCAGCTTCGCCCCAGCCCACTACTTTACACCAGCCGCCCAGGCCCGCCGTACCCGCCAGCACCTCCCGGCATTTGAGACAACCGACCTGCCTGTACGGGCAGATTACGTGGCCAGTATCCGGGCCCGGGTAGACACGATTACCCTGGTGAGTCGTTGGTTTAATGCCGTAGCGTGCCGGGCCACGCCGGCCCAGGCGGCGGCGCTGCGCTCGCTCCCGGGCGTGCTGTCGGTGGAGCGCTGGCCGCAGGCCACTGCCCAGGTAGCCGCGCATGAAGCCGCCGCTTTCCCTTCCCAGCCCAAAACGAACTTAACGGTTGAGCCAATTTCGGCCAGCGACTATCTGCTGTCCCGCCGCCAGACGGCTCACCTGGATGGCCCAGCGCTCCGCACCGCGGGGCTTGAGGGCCAGGGCCTGCGCATTGCGGTCTTCGACGTGGGCTTTCGGGGGCTGCCCGAGCACCCCGGGTTCCAGGAACTGGTGAAAAGCAAGCGCATCGTGGCCACCCATGACTTCCTGAAAAACCGCGACGACGTGTACCACGGGGGCAGCCACGGCACGGAGGTAATGGGCTGCCTGGCTGGCCGCCTGGCCACTACCACGGGCGCGCCCGGCCCAGCGCTGGGCTTAGTCCCCGCGGCCGAGTTCCTGCTGGCCCGCACGGAGCAGCTGGGCCGGGAGCGCTACGCCGAGGAAGAAGCCTGGCTGGCTGCGGTGGAATGGGCCGACCGCCTCGGGGCTGACATTATCAATTCCTCGCTGGCGTACACCGAGCAGCGCTATTTCCCGGAGCAGATGGACGGCCGCCGCAGCCTCATTTCCCGCGCGGCTAACCTGGCTGCCCGCAAGGGCATCCTGGTAGTGAGCGCGGCCGGCAACGACGGCGACAACGACTGGGTACGCATTGGCACGCCGGCCGATGCCGATTCGGTGCTCGCCGTGGGTGGCCTGGACCCCGAAACGGGCCTGCACCTAGATTTTAGTTCTTTTGGGCCTACGGCCGACCGCCGGCCCAAGCCCAATTTGTCCGCCTTCGGCATCGTACTCACCACCACGCCCAGCGGATACGAGCGGCTGGAAGGAACCTCCTTTTCTTCACCGCTGGTGGCGGGCTTTGCGGCCTGCATGTGGCAAAAGAACCGCAAGCTGACGGCCATGCAGCTGTTTCAGGAGCTGGAAAAATCGGCCGAACTGTATCCGTACTTTGACTACGCGCACGGCTATGGGCGGCCGCGCTACCAGCACTTTGGCCTTCCGGCCGCTGCCCAAGAAACTAAAGCTCCCGTTCCCACCTTCGATTTTGTGGCTCACGACAGCTTGATTGCCGTCATCATCCGGCCGGAAGCGGCCATGCGCCTGGCGGAAATGCTTCCGCTCACCGTTGACCAAAGCGAAATAGCCGTGCAGGTTGCGCCCATCGTGCCCGTCGCAAAAGCACCGGCCGATGCGTCGGCGCCGCCCGTGGGCCACGAGCAGCCGGCCGCCCCCGGTAGCACGCCCCAGGCCGCGCTGCCCGAGCCCAATTACCCCGCCTATCTCTACTGGAACGTGGCCGACCGCCGCGGCGTGCTGCGCCGCTACGAAACCCGCGCCGTAAACCAGCGCCTGGTAGTGCAGGTGCCGCGCCGCCTGCTGAGCCCCGGCGACGTGCTGCGGGTCTATTTCAAAGGCTTCACCGGAACTTATTCGGAATGA